The genomic DNA ACCACTGATTAAAGTTTCACTTTATTATAACAAACGTTACAATAAAGTAGAGGGGAGAAATCTGTCTCTTTATAAAATAGTTATTTATAAAAAGTCACATAAAAAGAACTCGCCAGACGTATGACAAGTTCTTTAGTGTATTATTGTTGAATTGCTGCATCTAAAGCGATTTCAATCATTTCGTTAAATGTAGTTTGACGCTCTTCAGATGTTGTTTCTTCGCCAGTGAAGATGTGATCGCTAACTGTTAATACAGATAATGCATTTACGCCGTATTTCGCTGCTAATGTATAAAGAGCAGTTGTTTCCATTTCTACTGCTAATACACCGTAATCTCCAAGTTTTTTAACCATGTCCATGCTTTCGCGATAAAACACATCTGCTGTTAAGACGTTACCGACACGAACGTGTAATCCTTTTTCAGTTCCAGCATCGTAAGCTTTCTTTAAAAGATCAAAGTTTGCAGCTGGTGCGAAATCAAATCCTGGGAATGTTAAACGGTTCATATTAGAATCAGTACAAGCCGTCATTGCGATAATAACATCACGAACTTTTACATCTTTTTGAATTGCACCGCAAGTGCCAACGCGAATTAAATTTTTAACTCCGTAGCTTTGGATTAATTCGTTTACATAAATAGAAATAGAAGGAACACCCATACCTGTACCTTGAACAGATACACGTTTTCCTTTATAAGTTCCAGTAAAACCTAACATACCACGTACGTTATTATAGCAAGTAACATCCTCTAGAAATGTTTCAGCGATATATTTTGCACGTAATGGATCACCTGGTAATAGAATAGATTCAGCGATTTCGCCTTGTTTTGCTTCGATATGTACACTCATGAAAAGTCCTCCTTATAATGTATTGATAGAAATCAATATCATTTGCATTATACACTACGAATCCTTTCAATTAAAATCTTTTTATTATTTGTAATATGTGCAAAATAGGAGGATTTCATAAATCATAATCTAGAATATATAGCTTAAGAAGTTTTATGTGAACAGAGACAATAAAAATGGTAGGTGATGTTTTGAAAAATCTTGTCATTGGGCTTATTGCGTTAGTACTTATTGTGGCAGGAGGATTTTACATAAAAAAATATCAAGAAAACGAAGAGACTGTAGGAGATGTTCAGGAAGTAAAGTGGGATGTGTCAAATGGAAAGGGAAATGAGAAAGTAGATATTGTATTTCAGTTGTTAAACAAAAAGAATAATGAAATTCGTGGTGTAAATGATCAAATACGGGCAGTGATTGTAGATGGACAGTTAAAACACATACAACAAATTAAACCTACATTTGCAGGGAACGGGTCATATAAGTTATCTTCCAAAATAGCGAAAGATGAAGAATATACGATATTTTTATACGAAGATAAAAATAAGTCCGTAGAGTCATTCGCTAGGAAAGATTTTGGTAGAACGAAAGAGGAGAACAATAAGAAAAAAGTGAAATTTCCAATCGACAGTGTACTTACAAAAAAAATAGGGGAGTATGAAGTTTCTCTTTTATTTGGCGCATTACATCCGAATGAACCAGTTACGTTAACATTTCAGTTTCAAGCGAAAAAGGGTGAAAAATTGAAATTACATTCAGAGAGAGGAGAAGTAGAGTCACTCTATATCGTGGATGAAACGAAGGAGAACTTTTTATACGCTATGCCTGTGGATACGGATGAACAATTACAATACCGTATTACATTTCCTGCCGAGGGTACGTATAAAATGTGGGGGAATTTCTATATAAATGGTAAGAAATATGAAAAAGAATTTATTGTACAAGTTCAAAAAAGAAAAAACAGCTAAGAATTTAGCTGTTTTTTCTTTTTCCTATTAATTTTGTTACAGAGAGCATTGTAATTGGTAAAGAATGATTCTTCCTAAATGCTAAATATTTACCGCTCCATGCTGGTTTATATTTTTCTTTAAAATGTCGTAATCCGCTGAAACTATACGTATAACGAACGTTATTAAAGATTGCAGCAGCCACTCGTTCAGACCAGAAAGACTGTGTGGATAAACCAACATTTGAAAGTGGTGCCATACCAATATTAAAGGAGTGGTATTCATTTTCTTTTGCCCATTGGAATAAGTGGATGAAAATTGCGTCCATAATGCCGCTAGGCGCATCTGGATAATATCGCATTAAATCGACAGATAATGATCCGTTTTGATATACGGGCATGAATGTTGTGAATGCAATAATTTTTCCATCCGCATCAGATAATGTTGCAATGGGAGCGCGACTAATATATTCACGATCGAAGTATCCGAGTGAAAAACCTTTCTCTTTTTTTCCACCAAGCCATGCATCTGAAACTTTTCTTAACTCTTCATATAATTCGTCTGAGAAAGGTGGCTCATGAATAGAGAATGTATAGCCTTCTCTTTCAAAACGGTTGAAAGTAGCTCGCATGCCAGCGCGTTTCTTTCCTGTTATTGTAAATGTATTTAAATCAACAACAGCTTCTTCACCGAGCTTAAAGAAGTTATAACCAAAATCGTGATATAAACTCATCCATTTACTTTCAATTTGGTAGAATACACAAATGTATCCAAATCGATCAGCCTCAGCTAAAAACTCTTGCAATACAGTACGATAGGAGGAAGGGTCCCCGATTGGATCACCTAGTACAATAAGTCGTTTTCCAGTTATTGAGAAGAGAATGAGTGCTTTTCCATCACTACTGAAAAAGAACTGTTTATCTCCTAAAAAACCTAAATGACTAAGTACATTTCCACCATGTTCATCTAAGAAGTTTTGTAATCTTTTATCATTAGCTGGTTGCCCGGGAAATTCATTTCGATAACGATTTGCAATGAGTGAACCAATTAGTAAAAAAGTAGGAACAAAAAAGGCAGCTGCTAATGCACTTCGTTTCACTTGTGTAATATTACGAACGACAAAATCAGGTTGGAAAGCTTCTTTTGCACTTGCAAATAAAATACCTAAGTTTTTATATAAATATAACGTTACAAGTAGGAATATAAAAACTTTTACGATATCGGAAAGTGAGACTTCCATTTTCTCACGTACAAACCTTTTACGAAGCATATACAATACAGCGAGTACGATTAATAAAATAAAAGTTTCTTCAACATCAATTCCTTTTAGTGTATTAAAAATAGCCGCTCCAATTAAAGAAACAATCGTCATATAATAAGAACGTTTTGTTCCGTAATATATCCCTCGTGAAAGAATGAGGAGGAGAATACCGAATGTTAGCGATAAGCTAAAAGAAAATTGAATAAGATGTTTTGGAGCTAGAATATGTAAGGCGTGTGCCCGATTTATACTTGTCGGTAGAATAGTTGATAAAATAACCATTAAGCCAGCAAATACTGTTAAAGCAGCAGATGCCCAAGAACCTAACTTTCCTAGAAAGTCACGCTGCAAAGTCCATATAACACCAGTTGTCTCTAATGCAGGCGCAATAAAGGGTTTATCTTCAAACTTTTTAATGGCTACTCCTGTCATTTCAAAAGCTGCAAAAATGAGACCAAGGCAGAATGGTAAGATGTAATAGACGAGACGATATAATAACATAGCAGGAAGCAAAACACCTGTATCGATGCCGTATTGCCCAAGCCCAGTTAAGAAGACAAGATCAAATGATCCAAGACCACCAGGAACAAGACTAACGACACCAGCTAAAGCAGCAATGACATATACGCCTAAAAACTTTTGGAATTCGATTTCAATGCCAAATAATAGTAATATGACGTACATAACAATACCAGCAGATACCCATTCGACTAATGAAACTAATGAGTATAAAACAGTTGGGTTTTTCTCCTCTTCTTCTTGTCCCTCTGTTTGCATCGCTTTTCTATTTTTTAATTTAGAAAATCCGATATATATAGGGACGAAAAGAGCAAAGAAGATAAGAACAGGCCATAGCCATGGTTTTTCATGCAAAATAAATCTCGTGTCTAATATTCCGATAAGACCAAGAAATGAAAGAATGGCTAATCCATTAATAAAGGCAGTTGTCATCCAAGCGATACTTTTAATAAGTTTTCCATTTTCTTTTATGTATGGACGATAAAGCATTGTGCGTACGCCAGCTCCAACTAGACCACCAAACCCGATAAATCCATTTAAAGTATTAGCAATCCACGAGATACGGAAAATCTTTTGGACAGGGATATCAGCTTTTAAGTAACGAAGCATAACATAGTCATAAAAGAACATTGTTGATACAGCGAATGCACCAAGTGTAATTGCTAAAAAGACTCCTCCAGTTGGAATGTTTTTAATTGTATCAATCGCTTCTAAAAAAGAAATGCCCGCTAATTCTTTTTTTGCTTGAAAGAATACAATTGTTAATACAACAAATGGGAAGATAATTTTCCCGATTTGTAAGAAACGTTTCCATGAAAACGACATAAATACAACTCTCCTTGTATAAGAAAACTGAGACAATAATATTATTATGACAAACTTCAAGAAAAATAAAAAGGTAAATTCCTGTATAGGGGAGCTATTTTTTATATAGGTATATTTAAAAGAATATTTTGTTTATCAGAAAATTAAGTTAGAATAAGATGAAAGAAGGTGGAGGGGAGTATATGATTATAAAAGGTTATGTAGGATATGAGTTAGAAAAGGCGAAACCTAATACATCAGAAGATTTTTTTAACAGATCTGAAGTGACATATATATTAAATGATAAAGAGAAAACTTTTTCGGTTTTATACGTTCGATATTTTGAAGAAGTTTTACAAGAAATTACTCCTTTTGAAGGAAATCCAGTGTATAAAGTAGAAGAACAAAACATATATTTGCGCGATATTGTAGCGATATGTTGTTTAGTGAAGGATAGGGAACTTCGTGCGCAAAAACGTTTGTATTTAAATAATCTGGAAGAATTTCAACAATATTTTGATGAGGGAACGGTGTCGAAAGTACAAGAAATATTGGCTGAATTACATAAAAATAAAAGAGTAGAAATAGCGTGAAATGGCAAAGGAGAGAGAAAAAATGTCTAATTTGATGGTTGAAAATCAAACAGAACAAGTTTCTATATTTTTAGAAGATGCTATTAATTTGATAACCAATTATGTAAATTATCATACGTTGCCTTCTTTATTAGAGGAAACACCAGCAGGGAATGAGCAATATTATAAAGGGTTATTAGCATCAATGAGACGACTTCTCGTTTTTTGCGAAGAAGGACATGATGCATGTTTTGTTTTGTTGAATAGTCAGCCATTTCGAAAAACAGCAGCTGAAAAAATTTTATATAAGATTTACCATCAAGTAATTGCAGAGTTTTTTTCACCAAAGAGTGATTATTGGTATGAAAATAGTCGGTCTGCATATACAGGAAAAAATTCTATCGTTTTTCAACAAACACCACCTGCATCTTTGGGGCAAGTGATGAAGAGTTTAGAAGGTAAATTTCAATTGATGCGTGAAGAACTAGAATATTATGAGACGGATTATCAGACAAAGATGTTACACAAATATTGATTGCGGAAAAGAAGCTAAGGTGACTTAGCTTCTTTTCCTTTTGTACAGTTATATAAGGGATTTTCATTGAATATAGTTAAGTGGATAGCATTAGGGAGGTGCAACATGAATCAGCAAGGTGTATTTACAGATTACTTTCATGAAGTAGAAAATTGGTGTGAAAGTGTTCTTCACGTATTAGATAGCCGCGCAATGGAAGTGTATGATGTCCATATGCTTGCTTATAAAATTCAGGCGTTGTTAGAGCGTATGAAAGAGCATGAGTATGAAACAGATGCAGAGTTTATGTATGAAATAAGTGATGATGTAGAACATATTCAGCATCACTTGCAGGAAGTATTTATGCAAGAAGAAGAGGAATATGAATTATATGAAAGAGGGGATAGCGAACGAGCTGTTCCAATTGGAGGACATACACTCCCGCCATTACCTTATCCGTATAATGCGTTAGAACCTTATATTTCTAAAGAAATTATGATGTTACACCATGATAAACATCATCGGAGTTACGTGGAAGGATTAAATAAAGCAGAGAAGATGATGGAAGAAGCGAGAAAAACAAATCAATTTGATTTAATTAAGCATTGGGAAAGAGAAGCGGCTTTTCATGGGTCAGGTCATTACTTACACACGATATTTTGGAATAACATGAAAAAAGACGGTGGTGGGAGTCCAAGAGGTGCTTTTTCACAACAAATCGAACAAGATTTTGGGAGCTTTTTACGTTTCCAAAAACATTTTACAGAAGCGGCCTCTAAAGTAGAAGGTTCAGGCTGGGCAATTCTCGTTTGGGTGCCCCGGTCTGGAAGGTTAGAAATTTTGCAAAGTACACTTCATCAATTATTTACACAATGGGATACGATACCACTCCTTGTACTAGATGTCTGGGAACATGCGTATTATTTACAATACCAAAATCGAAAAGATGAATATATTAAAAACTGGTGGAATGTTGTAAATTGGCCTGATGTAGAAAAAAGGTTTGAAACTGCGAAACAAATTGAATGGACACCATATTAGACGCAAATTCTCTGCGTCTTTTTTAATGGAAGCAGAAGGAAGATTTCGTTCATATTTTAAAAGGCCAAGCATACACTTGTACAAAAAGTGCCAAAAGGACGTGGGGGGAAATATGAGACGAATTTGTGTAATCATTACGCTTCTTATTATGTACGCAAGCGTTATGCCGATTCCTACATATGCAAAGATGAACAGCAATGTCAGTGCTCGAAATGCTGTATTAATGGAGCAACAGTCTGGTCGTGTATTATACGGAAAAGCAGAACATGAACCTCAAAAAATTGCTAGTATAACAAAAATTATGACTGCCTTGTTAGCTGCTGAATCAGGGAAGATGAAAGAAATGGTGTCAGTTAGCAATGAAGCGGTGAGGGTGGAAGGATCAGCAATCTATTTAAAGCCTGGACAAAAAGTGAAGTTAGAAGATTTAGTATACGGACTCATGCTTAGATCTGGTAATGACGCAGCGCAAGTAATTGCTGAAAGTGTGGGTGGGAGTATAGATGGATTCGTATATTTAATGAATGAAAAGGCGAAAGAAATTGGAATGAAAGATACTCACTTCTCAAACCCTCATGGTTTAGATGGAGATGGATCACATTATTCGTCGGCTTACGATATGGCGTTATTAACGAAGTATGCAATGGGAAACGAGTCATTTAAAAAAATCTTTGGAACAAAAACGTATAAATCCGATTCTTGGGATTACCCGTGGAAAAATAAACATAAGTTGGTAACGTCTTATTATGAATTTGCAACAGGAGGAAAAACAGGCTTTACGAAGAAAGCAGGAAGAACGCTTGTTACAACGGCATCAAAAGATGGACTAGATTTAATTGTCGTAACTTTGAGTGCTTCTAGTGATTGGGATGATCATATGAATCTATTTGATAAAGGATTTGAACGTTTCAAGCAAACGAAAGTTTTAGGACAAGGAGCAATTGCTGAAATAAATGAAAAGAAGTATGCCAACCATGTTTATACGAAAAATAGTTTTTCCGTGCCGTTAACTGAAGAGGAAAGAAAGAACGTATTATTAAAAGTTGAACTGGATAAAAGTATAACGCTTGAGGATGGAGTAAAGGTTGGAAAGACAGATGTTTATGTTGGCAATGAGAAAGTTGGAGAACGGAATTTATTTTATAGTAAACGGAAGTTAGTAGCTACAACGGGACTTTACTGGAATAATGTGAAAGAAATTTTTTCTTACATGATAGGTATTGGGAACAATGGTTAATCTCGTATGGGTAGCGATGGCTGTCATTGGGATTGTATACGCCATGATAAATGGAACGATGGAAGAAGTGAATAAGGCTGTATTTGACGGAGCAAAAGATGCAGTAACGATTTGTATAGGACTTATTAGTGTTTTAGTATTTTGGCTTGGTTTAATGAAAATTGCAGAGGAAGCCGGATTGTTAAAAAAATTAGTTTCACTTTTTATGCCGATAGTAAAAAGGTTGTTTCCAGAAATACCAAAGGATCATCCGTCCATGGGATTTATTCTATCAAATATGATGGCAAACTTTTTTGGTCTAGGTAATGCAGCAACCCCTCTTGGTATTAAAGCGAT from Bacillus cereus G9842 includes the following:
- the deoD gene encoding purine-nucleoside phosphorylase, producing the protein MSVHIEAKQGEIAESILLPGDPLRAKYIAETFLEDVTCYNNVRGMLGFTGTYKGKRVSVQGTGMGVPSISIYVNELIQSYGVKNLIRVGTCGAIQKDVKVRDVIIAMTACTDSNMNRLTFPGFDFAPAANFDLLKKAYDAGTEKGLHVRVGNVLTADVFYRESMDMVKKLGDYGVLAVEMETTALYTLAAKYGVNALSVLTVSDHIFTGEETTSEERQTTFNEMIEIALDAAIQQ
- the mprF gene encoding bifunctional lysylphosphatidylglycerol flippase/synthetase MprF — encoded protein: MSFSWKRFLQIGKIIFPFVVLTIVFFQAKKELAGISFLEAIDTIKNIPTGGVFLAITLGAFAVSTMFFYDYVMLRYLKADIPVQKIFRISWIANTLNGFIGFGGLVGAGVRTMLYRPYIKENGKLIKSIAWMTTAFINGLAILSFLGLIGILDTRFILHEKPWLWPVLIFFALFVPIYIGFSKLKNRKAMQTEGQEEEEKNPTVLYSLVSLVEWVSAGIVMYVILLLFGIEIEFQKFLGVYVIAALAGVVSLVPGGLGSFDLVFLTGLGQYGIDTGVLLPAMLLYRLVYYILPFCLGLIFAAFEMTGVAIKKFEDKPFIAPALETTGVIWTLQRDFLGKLGSWASAALTVFAGLMVILSTILPTSINRAHALHILAPKHLIQFSFSLSLTFGILLLILSRGIYYGTKRSYYMTIVSLIGAAIFNTLKGIDVEETFILLIVLAVLYMLRKRFVREKMEVSLSDIVKVFIFLLVTLYLYKNLGILFASAKEAFQPDFVVRNITQVKRSALAAAFFVPTFLLIGSLIANRYRNEFPGQPANDKRLQNFLDEHGGNVLSHLGFLGDKQFFFSSDGKALILFSITGKRLIVLGDPIGDPSSYRTVLQEFLAEADRFGYICVFYQIESKWMSLYHDFGYNFFKLGEEAVVDLNTFTITGKKRAGMRATFNRFEREGYTFSIHEPPFSDELYEELRKVSDAWLGGKKEKGFSLGYFDREYISRAPIATLSDADGKIIAFTTFMPVYQNGSLSVDLMRYYPDAPSGIMDAIFIHLFQWAKENEYHSFNIGMAPLSNVGLSTQSFWSERVAAAIFNNVRYTYSFSGLRHFKEKYKPAWSGKYLAFRKNHSLPITMLSVTKLIGKRKNS
- a CDS encoding YpuI family protein codes for the protein MSNLMVENQTEQVSIFLEDAINLITNYVNYHTLPSLLEETPAGNEQYYKGLLASMRRLLVFCEEGHDACFVLLNSQPFRKTAAEKILYKIYHQVIAEFFSPKSDYWYENSRSAYTGKNSIVFQQTPPASLGQVMKSLEGKFQLMREELEYYETDYQTKMLHKY
- a CDS encoding superoxide dismutase, whose translation is MNQQGVFTDYFHEVENWCESVLHVLDSRAMEVYDVHMLAYKIQALLERMKEHEYETDAEFMYEISDDVEHIQHHLQEVFMQEEEEYELYERGDSERAVPIGGHTLPPLPYPYNALEPYISKEIMMLHHDKHHRSYVEGLNKAEKMMEEARKTNQFDLIKHWEREAAFHGSGHYLHTIFWNNMKKDGGGSPRGAFSQQIEQDFGSFLRFQKHFTEAASKVEGSGWAILVWVPRSGRLEILQSTLHQLFTQWDTIPLLVLDVWEHAYYLQYQNRKDEYIKNWWNVVNWPDVEKRFETAKQIEWTPY
- a CDS encoding D-alanyl-D-alanine carboxypeptidase family protein, with the protein product MRRICVIITLLIMYASVMPIPTYAKMNSNVSARNAVLMEQQSGRVLYGKAEHEPQKIASITKIMTALLAAESGKMKEMVSVSNEAVRVEGSAIYLKPGQKVKLEDLVYGLMLRSGNDAAQVIAESVGGSIDGFVYLMNEKAKEIGMKDTHFSNPHGLDGDGSHYSSAYDMALLTKYAMGNESFKKIFGTKTYKSDSWDYPWKNKHKLVTSYYEFATGGKTGFTKKAGRTLVTTASKDGLDLIVVTLSASSDWDDHMNLFDKGFERFKQTKVLGQGAIAEINEKKYANHVYTKNSFSVPLTEEERKNVLLKVELDKSITLEDGVKVGKTDVYVGNEKVGERNLFYSKRKLVATTGLYWNNVKEIFSYMIGIGNNG
- the spmA gene encoding spore maturation protein SpmA; amino-acid sequence: MVNLVWVAMAVIGIVYAMINGTMEEVNKAVFDGAKDAVTICIGLISVLVFWLGLMKIAEEAGLLKKLVSLFMPIVKRLFPEIPKDHPSMGFILSNMMANFFGLGNAATPLGIKAMEQLKELNGGKDSASRSMVTFLALNTSAITLIPTTVISIRMTYESANPTEIVGVTFIAQVLSMIGAIWIDRYFYRRRSRKGRKK